The proteins below come from a single Megalops cyprinoides isolate fMegCyp1 chromosome 5, fMegCyp1.pri, whole genome shotgun sequence genomic window:
- the tia1 gene encoding nucleolysin TIA-1 isoform X2, with the protein MIVDTAGNDPYCFVEFYEHRHAAASLAAMNGRKIMGKEVKVNWATTPSSQKKDTSNHFHVFVGDLSPEITTDDIKAAFAPFGRISDARVVKDMATGKSKGYGFVSFFNKWDAENAIQQMGGQWLGGRQIRTNWATRKPPAPKTTYESNTKHLSFEEVVNQSSPSNCTVYCGGVTTGLTEQLMRQTFSPFGQIMEIRVFPDKGYSFIRFNSHEGAAHAIVSVNGTSIEGHVVKCYWGKETTDMVNTMQQVQVQQNKVGFTTQPYGQWGQWYGSAQQIGQYVPNGWQVPTYSVYGQAWNQQGFNHIQASAGWTGVGAVSNGGVVEPAQGVNGSVLANQSGMGTTGYHTH; encoded by the exons ATGATCGTAGAC ACGGCAGGGAATGACCCATACTGCTTTGTGGAGTTCTACGAGCATAGGCACGCTGCTGCCTCCCTGGCCGCAATGAATGGACGTAAAATAATGGGTAAG GAGGTTAAGGTGAACTGGGCCACAACTCCAAGCAGTCAGAAAAAAGACACGAGTA ATCACTTCCACGTCTTTGTGGGAGACCTGAGTCCAGAAATCACCACTGATGACATCAAAGCAGCCTTTGCACCGTTTGGGAGGATATC TGATGCCCGTGTGGTGAAAGACATGGCAACTGGGAAGTCCAAAGGCTATGGCTTTGTGTCCTTCTTCAACAAATGG GATGCAGAGAATGCCATTCAGCAGATGGGCGGCCAGTGGCTGGGTGGCAGGCAGATCAGGACCAACTGGGCCACAAGAAAGCCCCCTGCTCCCAAAACGACCTATGAGA GCAACACCAAACACCTGTCCTTCGAAGAGGTGGTGAATCAGTCCAGCCCTAGCAACTGCACTGTGTATTGCGGTGGAGTCACCACCGGGCTCACAG AGCAATTGATGAGGCAGACTTTCTCCCCATTTGGACAAATCATGGAAATTAGAGTTTTCCCTGACAAAGGCTATTCATTCATCAG GTTTAACTCCCACGAGGGGGCGGCCCATGCCATCGTCTCCGTGAACGGGACCTCGATAGAGGGGCACGTGGTGAAGTGCTATTGGGGGAAGGAGACGACGGACATGGTGAACACCATGCAGCAGGTGCAGGTGCAACAG AACAAAGTGGGCTTCACTACCCAGCCCTACGGCCAGTGGGGCCAATGGTACGGCAGCGCGCAGCAGATTGGTCAGTACGTGCCCAATGGCTGGCAGGTACCCACCTACAGTGTTTATGGGCAGGCCTGGAATCAGCAGGGCTTCAA TCACATACAGGCCAGTGCCGGGTGGACGGGAGTCGGCGCTGTCAGCAACGGCGGGGTTGTGGAGCCGGCGCAGGGTGTGAACGGGAGCGTGCTAGCTAACCAGTCCGGCATGGGCACCACGGGATACCACACTCACTGA
- the tia1 gene encoding nucleolysin TIA-1 isoform X1 — protein MMDDEQPKTLYVGNLSRDVTEALILQLFSQIGPCKSCKMIVDTAGNDPYCFVEFYEHRHAAASLAAMNGRKIMGKEVKVNWATTPSSQKKDTSNHFHVFVGDLSPEITTDDIKAAFAPFGRISDARVVKDMATGKSKGYGFVSFFNKWDAENAIQQMGGQWLGGRQIRTNWATRKPPAPKTTYESNTKHLSFEEVVNQSSPSNCTVYCGGVTTGLTEQLMRQTFSPFGQIMEIRVFPDKGYSFIRFNSHEGAAHAIVSVNGTSIEGHVVKCYWGKETTDMVNTMQQVQVQQNKVGFTTQPYGQWGQWYGSAQQIGQYVPNGWQVPTYSVYGQAWNQQGFNHIQASAGWTGVGAVSNGGVVEPAQGVNGSVLANQSGMGTTGYHTH, from the exons ATGATGGACGACGAGCAGCCGAAGACTCT gtACGTTGGGAACCTGTCCCGGGATGTGACGGAGGCCCTCATCCTGCAGCTCTTCAGTCAGATCGGCCCGTGCAAGAGCTGTAAAATGATCGTAGAC ACGGCAGGGAATGACCCATACTGCTTTGTGGAGTTCTACGAGCATAGGCACGCTGCTGCCTCCCTGGCCGCAATGAATGGACGTAAAATAATGGGTAAG GAGGTTAAGGTGAACTGGGCCACAACTCCAAGCAGTCAGAAAAAAGACACGAGTA ATCACTTCCACGTCTTTGTGGGAGACCTGAGTCCAGAAATCACCACTGATGACATCAAAGCAGCCTTTGCACCGTTTGGGAGGATATC TGATGCCCGTGTGGTGAAAGACATGGCAACTGGGAAGTCCAAAGGCTATGGCTTTGTGTCCTTCTTCAACAAATGG GATGCAGAGAATGCCATTCAGCAGATGGGCGGCCAGTGGCTGGGTGGCAGGCAGATCAGGACCAACTGGGCCACAAGAAAGCCCCCTGCTCCCAAAACGACCTATGAGA GCAACACCAAACACCTGTCCTTCGAAGAGGTGGTGAATCAGTCCAGCCCTAGCAACTGCACTGTGTATTGCGGTGGAGTCACCACCGGGCTCACAG AGCAATTGATGAGGCAGACTTTCTCCCCATTTGGACAAATCATGGAAATTAGAGTTTTCCCTGACAAAGGCTATTCATTCATCAG GTTTAACTCCCACGAGGGGGCGGCCCATGCCATCGTCTCCGTGAACGGGACCTCGATAGAGGGGCACGTGGTGAAGTGCTATTGGGGGAAGGAGACGACGGACATGGTGAACACCATGCAGCAGGTGCAGGTGCAACAG AACAAAGTGGGCTTCACTACCCAGCCCTACGGCCAGTGGGGCCAATGGTACGGCAGCGCGCAGCAGATTGGTCAGTACGTGCCCAATGGCTGGCAGGTACCCACCTACAGTGTTTATGGGCAGGCCTGGAATCAGCAGGGCTTCAA TCACATACAGGCCAGTGCCGGGTGGACGGGAGTCGGCGCTGTCAGCAACGGCGGGGTTGTGGAGCCGGCGCAGGGTGTGAACGGGAGCGTGCTAGCTAACCAGTCCGGCATGGGCACCACGGGATACCACACTCACTGA